A portion of the Lolium rigidum isolate FL_2022 chromosome 1, APGP_CSIRO_Lrig_0.1, whole genome shotgun sequence genome contains these proteins:
- the LOC124682821 gene encoding transcription factor MYB36-like, giving the protein MGRAPCCDKATVKRGPWSPEEDVMLKTYIEERGTGNNWIALPHKIGLKRCGKSCRLRWLNYLRPNIKHGDFTPEEDSTICKLYISIGSRWSIIAAQLPGRTDNDVKNYWNTKLKKRLLGGRRKDNHGTHHRQGDAANELDSTNNDGERPLSASAMERIQLCMQLQEMQNPLGVSHHSPLQLWQPNRQVATHSNNSNSSDSSSFNVTVAEQGQSSSLNDQHLSGQQLASPSSVENSNVVTIEAELQELLYSATTTDSVVTTQQGEVDWWSYDQQGKSPVNCWDFTPETSSVYQDYTSVVYDM; this is encoded by the exons atggggagggcaccctgctgCGACAAGGCGACGGTGAAGAGGGGGCcatggtcaccagaggaggatgtGATGCTCAAGACCTACATTGAGGAGCGCGGCACCGGGAACAACTGGATTGCATTGCCGCACAAGATTG GGCTGAAGAGATGTGGCAAGAGCTGCAGGCTGAGGTGGCTCAATTATCTGAGGCCCAACATAAAGCATGGGGACTTCACCCCGGAGGAGGACAGCACCATCTGCAAACTGTACATTAGCATAGGAAGCAG GTGGTCAATCATAGCCGCACAGCTGCCAGGGAGGACCGACAACGACGTCAAGAACTACTGGAACACCAAGCTCAAGAAGAGGCTCCTCGGCGGCCGGCGCAAGGAcaaccatggcacgcaccaccgcCAGGGCGACGCCGCGAACGAGCTGGACAGCACCAACAACGACGGCGAGCGGCCTCTGAGCGCGTCGGCAATGGAGAGGATCCAGCTCTGCATGCAGCTGCAGGAAATGCAGAACCCCCTAGGCGTCAGCCACCACAGCCCCTTGCAGCTGTGGCAGCCAAATCGCCAGGTTGCCACTCACAgcaacaacagcaacagcagcgACAGCAGCAGCTTCAATGTAACAGTGGCTGAGCAGGGACAGTCCAGCTCCCTGAACGATCAGCACCTCAGCGGGCAGCAGCTGGCCTCGCCGTCCAGCGTCGAGAACTCGAACGTTGTCACCATCGAGgccgagcttcaggagcttctcTACAGCGCGACGACGACCGACAGCGTCGTCACCACGCAGCAAGGGGAGGTGGACTGGTGGAGCTATGATCAGCAGGGCAAGTCCCCGGTGAATTGCTGGGACTTCACCCCTGAAACCAGCTCGGTGTACCAGGACTACACGTCTGTGGTGTATGACATgtga
- the LOC124682822 gene encoding aspartate carbamoyltransferase, chloroplastic-like, which produces MAAVRATLPHPLLPTPSWRPQLKPFPSIPRRAVAAFAAPLTASLRLGDVIEAQQFDRQALNEIFEVAREMEAVERGSHGSRSRVLEGYLMATLFYEPSTRTRLSFEAAMRRLGGEVLTTENAREFSSAAKGETLEDTIRTVEGYSDIIVLRHFESGAARRAAATADIPVINAGDGPGQHPTQALLDVYTIEREIGRLDGIKLGLVGDLANGRTVRSLAYLISKYQNVKIYFVSPDVVKMKDDIKEHLTSQGVEWEESSNLLEVASKCDVIYQTRIQKERFGERIDQYEAARGKYIVDKKVLSVMPKHAVIMHPLPRLDEITVDVDSDPRAAYFRQAKNGLYIRMALLKLLLVGR; this is translated from the exons ATGGCGGCCGTCCGGGCCACGCTCCCCCATCCCCTCCTCCCCACCCCCTCATGGAGGCCGCAGCTCAAGCCCTTCCCATCCATTCCCCGCCGCGCGGTCGCCGCCTTCGCCGCGCCGCTCACGGCTTCCCTGCGGCTCGGCGACGTGATCGAGGCGCAGCAGTTCGACCGCCAGGCGCTTAACGAGATCTTCGAGGTGGCGCGGGAGATGGAGGCCGTGGAGCGGGGCTCCCACGGCTCCCGGAGCCGCGTCCTCGAGGGCTACCTCATGGCCACGCTCTTCTACGAGCCCTCCACCCGCACGCGCCTCTCCTTCGAGGCAGCCATGCGCCGCCTCGGCGGGGAGGTGCTCACCACCGAGAACGCACGCGAGTTCTCCTCCGCCGCCAAGGGCGAGACCCTCGAAG ATACCATAAGAACTGTTGAAGGCTATTCTGATATTATCGTTTTGAGACATTTTGAAAGTGGAGCTGCCAGGAGAGCAGCTGCTACTGCAGACATTCCAGTTATTAATGCAGGTGATGGGCCAGGGCAGCATCCAACTCAG GCTCTGTTGGATGTATACACAATAGAAAGAGAAATTGGTAGGCTAGATGGAATCAAGCTTGGTTTGGTTGGAGACCTTgctaatggaagaactgtccgttctcTGGCATATTTGATCTCTAAATACCAGAATGTTAAGATATACTTTGTATCTCCGGATGTTGTAAAAATGAAG GATGATATCAAGGAGCACTTAACTTCTCAAGGTGTTGAATGGGAAGAAAGTTCCAATTTGTTGGAGGTGGCATCCAAGTGCGATGTCATTTATCAAACACGCATTCAAAAAGAAAGATTTGGTGAGAGGATTGATCAATATGAGGCTGCTCGTGGAAAATATATTGTGGATAAGAAGGTTTTAAGTGTGATGCCAAAGCATGCTGTCATCATGCATCCCCTTCCAAGGCTTGACGAG ATCACGGTAGATGTTGATAGTGATCCAAGGGCTGCATATTTTAGGCAGGCTAAGAATGGGCTCTACATAAGGATGGCACTGCTCAAACTTCTGCTTGTTGGTCGTTGA